One window of the Niallia circulans genome contains the following:
- a CDS encoding polysaccharide deacetylase family protein, producing MAFSVLMYHEIRKEEDFQAAEQHPIDVKQAYKDFLPSPLFITLEKFEQQMEYLFHNGFHTLSLEEVKAYYERGNPLPEKSILLTFDDCFQSIKEYAYPILKKYQFHATAFVVTGWLHDNKRIFVKDKSVCLSARDLEEMKDVFEYANHTHHMHIRTSESESLLMTSRKETFAKDLDECNNHILINHKNVFAYPFGLFNESNVLTLKEKEFKLAFTCENGHNDMQTNPLLLKRNAIPYLIDLEAFKKIITI from the coding sequence ATGGCTTTTTCTGTGTTAATGTATCACGAAATAAGAAAAGAGGAAGATTTTCAAGCAGCAGAACAACATCCCATTGATGTCAAACAAGCATATAAGGATTTCTTGCCCTCTCCCCTTTTCATTACACTAGAAAAATTTGAACAACAAATGGAGTATTTGTTTCACAATGGTTTCCACACTTTATCTTTAGAGGAAGTAAAGGCATATTATGAAAGAGGCAATCCCTTACCGGAAAAATCAATATTACTTACTTTTGATGACTGCTTTCAATCCATCAAAGAATATGCATACCCGATTCTCAAAAAATATCAATTTCACGCAACAGCATTTGTGGTAACAGGATGGCTGCATGATAATAAACGTATATTTGTAAAAGATAAATCTGTATGTTTATCTGCAAGGGACCTAGAGGAAATGAAAGACGTATTTGAATATGCCAACCATACACATCATATGCATATACGTACAAGTGAGTCAGAAAGTCTATTAATGACATCTCGTAAAGAAACCTTTGCCAAAGATCTAGATGAATGCAACAATCATATTCTAATCAACCATAAAAATGTATTTGCCTATCCATTTGGCCTATTTAACGAATCCAATGTACTCACTTTAAAAGAAAAAGAATTTAAACTTGCATTCACTTGTGAAAATGGTCACAATGATATGCAGACTAATCCTCTTTTACTAAAAAGAAATGCCATTCCTTATTTAATAGACTTAGAGGCATTTAAAAAAATTATAACTATTTAG
- a CDS encoding ABC transporter substrate-binding protein, with amino-acid sequence MKKIWTLSFILVFVLVAAACGKTTATKTNDQKSNTTEKPSGEELTIGILPAESAIPIILAKENGYFDKEGLKVSIKSFSAPTDRNVAIQANEVDGTIADVMTAAAFMENGIKMKITSDISEDFKILSSPNSGVTEMKELDGKNVSLVPNFILEYIMDDFAAKEDFTYNIVEIPSFSGRAEALMADKVDGVVFTEPQASMLVSQGAHLLGSSTDAGIKGGTILFSDELISSKPADIKAFYKAYNKAIDYMNNTKAKEYADILTKYQFPDAMSNYLSTKESFPYASVVPKNSFDSIVQWTKEKGQIKESYTYEDLTDFTLLPN; translated from the coding sequence ATGAAAAAAATATGGACCCTATCCTTCATACTCGTTTTCGTTTTAGTTGCTGCTGCTTGTGGAAAGACAACAGCAACTAAAACAAATGATCAAAAAAGTAACACGACTGAAAAACCATCCGGGGAAGAACTAACGATCGGCATTTTGCCCGCAGAATCAGCAATACCGATTATTTTGGCAAAAGAAAATGGCTACTTTGATAAAGAAGGACTAAAGGTTTCCATCAAATCCTTCTCTGCTCCTACTGATCGAAATGTTGCCATCCAAGCGAATGAAGTAGACGGGACAATCGCAGATGTCATGACAGCAGCAGCTTTTATGGAGAATGGCATAAAGATGAAGATTACTTCTGATATAAGTGAAGATTTTAAAATTCTCTCCTCTCCAAACTCAGGAGTGACAGAGATGAAAGAGTTAGATGGTAAAAATGTTTCACTTGTACCGAATTTTATCTTGGAATATATTATGGATGATTTTGCAGCGAAAGAAGACTTCACTTATAATATCGTGGAAATCCCTTCTTTTTCTGGCCGTGCGGAAGCACTTATGGCAGATAAAGTGGATGGAGTAGTTTTTACAGAACCACAGGCTAGCATGCTAGTCAGCCAAGGAGCTCACCTTTTAGGAAGCTCAACAGATGCAGGGATTAAAGGAGGAACCATTTTATTTTCAGATGAACTAATATCCTCTAAACCAGCAGATATCAAAGCTTTTTATAAAGCTTATAATAAAGCTATTGACTATATGAACAATACAAAAGCTAAGGAATATGCTGATATATTAACTAAATACCAATTTCCTGATGCTATGAGCAATTATTTATCAACAAAAGAAAGCTTTCCTTATGCCAGTGTAGTGCCAAAAAATTCCTTTGATTCGATTGTTCAATGGACAAAAGAGAAAGGGCAAATTAAAGAAAGCTATACCTATGAAGATTTAACAGACTTTACTTTATTGCCAAATTAA
- a CDS encoding ABC transporter permease yields the protein MKNIIKKIIVNQLFLGFISVGLFWYIVYFLLQSHTIPSPLLTVTYMWHDKYILLLHSGASLLRIFIALFISLVIGIPMGIILGKNKRVNTWLSPFLYYIYPIPKVAFLPIFMILYGLGNESKIMLIIWIIIFQIILSVRDGVLQIPASYFKVMNGYRAAIFQQFIYLIFPSILPAIFTGIRISIGISLATLFFAENYATTYGIGYYIISAWTKMNYEEMFAGIVALGCIGLLLFILLDKLELKMTPWNYK from the coding sequence ATGAAGAACATTATAAAAAAAATCATCGTGAATCAACTATTCTTAGGTTTTATAAGTGTCGGTTTATTTTGGTATATTGTCTATTTTCTCCTCCAGTCTCACACCATCCCATCTCCGCTTTTAACAGTTACCTATATGTGGCACGACAAATATATATTGCTTCTTCATTCAGGAGCCAGTTTGTTAAGAATTTTCATTGCATTATTTATTTCTTTGGTAATAGGTATTCCCATGGGAATTATTTTAGGGAAAAATAAGAGAGTTAATACATGGCTATCCCCTTTTTTATATTATATATATCCAATTCCCAAAGTAGCATTTTTACCGATATTTATGATTTTGTATGGTTTAGGAAACGAGTCTAAAATCATGTTAATTATTTGGATTATTATTTTTCAAATCATTTTGTCTGTCAGAGATGGTGTCTTACAAATACCGGCAAGCTATTTCAAAGTGATGAACGGCTATCGGGCAGCTATTTTTCAGCAATTCATTTATTTAATTTTTCCAAGCATACTACCTGCGATATTTACGGGGATAAGAATCAGCATAGGGATTAGTTTAGCAACCTTATTTTTTGCCGAAAACTATGCAACGACATATGGAATTGGCTACTATATTATCAGCGCCTGGACAAAAATGAATTATGAAGAAATGTTCGCAGGAATTGTAGCCTTAGGATGTATTGGTTTATTGCTATTTATTTTATTAGATAAACTAGAATTAAAAATGACACCTTGGAATTATAAGTAA